One window of Methanobacterium alcaliphilum genomic DNA carries:
- the purD gene encoding phosphoribosylamine--glycine ligase, whose translation MKILVVGTGAREHAICESLKDEAELYSIMSNQNPGIARISDFKVASEGDLEIVKKFAIEKNVDMAFIGPESPLEKGIVDELEGAGISCVGPNQQAARIETDKSFMRDLFEEHKIPGSLVYRVFDNYQDISDFLDDFDKDVVIKPVGLTGGKGVKIVGDHLKDNSEAKEYAKHVMDTKMGGYPRVVIEERLIGEEFTVQAFSDGKNLVPMPAVQDHPHAFEGDQGPITGGMGSYSDKNGLLPFLSQKEYNSAVKIMQETIGAINKEVGPYKGILYGQFMLCKEGPRLVEYNARFGDPEAMNVLPLLKTSMVNICQGIVDGNLKKAEFEEKATVCKYIVPDGYPETKFANQPIYVDETTISNTGADVFYAAVNQKEDNIFTSSSRALGVVASAETISEAEKICENATKFVKGDLYHRKDVGTHEIIQKRMNHMNKIRGN comes from the coding sequence ATGAAAATTTTAGTTGTAGGAACCGGAGCACGGGAACATGCCATATGTGAATCTCTAAAAGATGAAGCAGAACTTTATTCAATCATGAGTAATCAAAACCCGGGAATTGCCAGAATATCTGATTTTAAAGTGGCCAGCGAAGGAGATCTTGAAATTGTTAAGAAATTCGCAATTGAAAAGAATGTGGATATGGCTTTTATTGGACCTGAATCTCCACTGGAAAAAGGTATTGTGGATGAATTAGAGGGTGCTGGAATAAGCTGTGTAGGGCCTAACCAACAAGCGGCAAGGATTGAAACAGATAAGTCTTTCATGAGAGACCTTTTCGAGGAACATAAAATCCCAGGATCCCTTGTTTACCGGGTCTTTGATAATTATCAGGATATTAGTGATTTTCTGGATGATTTTGATAAAGATGTGGTAATAAAACCAGTGGGACTCACTGGAGGAAAAGGAGTAAAAATTGTCGGCGATCATTTAAAGGACAACTCTGAAGCTAAAGAATACGCTAAACATGTCATGGATACTAAAATGGGTGGATATCCTAGGGTAGTAATTGAAGAGAGACTCATTGGCGAGGAATTTACTGTACAGGCATTTTCTGATGGGAAGAACCTGGTACCAATGCCTGCAGTTCAGGATCATCCTCATGCTTTTGAAGGAGATCAGGGCCCTATAACTGGTGGAATGGGATCCTACTCTGATAAAAATGGATTACTTCCTTTTTTAAGTCAAAAAGAATACAATTCTGCAGTTAAAATCATGCAAGAAACTATTGGTGCTATAAATAAGGAAGTAGGTCCATATAAAGGGATTTTATACGGTCAATTCATGCTCTGTAAAGAAGGGCCAAGACTGGTAGAATACAATGCCCGGTTTGGTGATCCTGAAGCCATGAATGTATTACCTCTTCTAAAGACTAGCATGGTTAATATTTGTCAGGGAATTGTTGATGGTAACTTGAAAAAGGCCGAATTTGAAGAAAAAGCGACTGTTTGTAAATACATAGTTCCTGATGGATACCCTGAAACTAAATTTGCCAATCAACCTATTTATGTGGATGAAACAACCATCTCTAATACCGGAGCTGATGTTTTCTATGCTGCAGTAAATCAAAAGGAGGACAATATATTCACCTCTTCTTCACGTGCACTGGGAGTGGTAGCATCAGCTGAAACCATATCCGAAGCAGAAAAAATCTGTGAAAACGCCACAAAATTTGTAAAAGGCGATTTATACCATCGAAAAGATGTAGGAACTCATGAAATTATTCAGAAAAGGATGAATCATATGAATAAGATAAGAGGAAACTAA
- a CDS encoding TrmB family transcriptional regulator → MPLNKKTWNSLKIMGLTDYEATTYLTLTSMISGTATEISNDSKVPRSRIYDILKEMAKKGFVEIERGRPLKYVVVPPAEIFQKHRQSLMEDLEEAELELTADYESQISKVPAPIWLIHGPEKIIKKEMEIISRAKESINIRAGFMFEGEAEHLKSKINKANRRGVKTKIMAAPFAIIGDKKIHLSKELAGINAEIRIYQIPFVKMIVRDGMEMMLIFSKFSGKEKKAVSQSAIGVWNQYPEIARNYANVFENMWEGDMPKRG, encoded by the coding sequence GTGCCTTTGAACAAAAAAACATGGAACTCTCTTAAAATTATGGGATTAACTGATTATGAAGCCACAACTTACCTGACTTTAACATCTATGATTTCTGGAACAGCTACAGAAATTAGTAATGATTCTAAGGTTCCCCGCTCTAGAATTTATGATATATTAAAAGAAATGGCCAAAAAAGGGTTTGTAGAGATTGAACGGGGAAGACCTTTAAAGTACGTAGTAGTGCCTCCAGCAGAGATTTTCCAAAAACATAGACAAAGTTTAATGGAAGATTTAGAAGAAGCAGAACTGGAACTTACGGCAGACTATGAAAGTCAAATATCCAAAGTTCCAGCCCCCATATGGCTTATCCATGGCCCGGAAAAGATAATTAAAAAAGAAATGGAGATAATTTCCAGGGCAAAAGAGAGCATCAATATAAGGGCAGGGTTCATGTTTGAGGGCGAAGCAGAACACCTCAAATCCAAAATAAATAAGGCCAATCGTAGAGGAGTTAAAACTAAAATAATGGCGGCACCATTTGCTATAATTGGGGATAAAAAAATCCACCTATCTAAAGAATTAGCAGGAATAAATGCGGAGATAAGGATTTATCAAATACCGTTTGTAAAAATGATTGTAAGGGATGGTATGGAAATGATGTTGATCTTTTCCAAGTTCTCTGGTAAAGAGAAAAAAGCAGTTTCACAGAGTGCTATTGGGGTATGGAATCAATATCCAGAAATAGCTCGCAATTATGCTAATGTTTTTGAGAATATGTGGGAGGGAGACATGCCTAAAAGGGGATGA
- the rd gene encoding rubredoxin, with protein MKYRCIVCAYIYNPEDGDPDSGIEPGTSFEDLPDDWVCPLCQVGKDQFEPC; from the coding sequence ATGAAATACAGATGTATTGTGTGCGCATATATTTACAATCCCGAAGACGGAGACCCTGATTCCGGAATAGAACCCGGCACTTCATTTGAGGATTTACCTGATGACTGGGTTTGTCCTCTGTGCCAGGTTGGTAAAGATCAGTTTGAACCGTGCTAA
- the argF gene encoding ornithine carbamoyltransferase gives MKHLLSLCDAQNQVQELLDLAMRFKNSQMEEKPLDNKTLAMIFQKSSTRTRVSFEVGMAQLGGTALYLSTNDLQIGRGEPISDTAKAMSRYVDGIMIRALKHEDVVELAENSTVPVINGLTDLEHPCQALADMQTIKEHKGDFKGKLVFVGDGNNVCNSLILISAILGMDMAVACPQGYEPNIKILKKAHILASRSGAQIEVTSDIKAALKNADVVYTDVWVSMGDEEEEEKRMREFMPFQVNQNLMALANDDAIFMHCLPAIRGQETIAEVIDGPQSVVWDQAENRLHAQKAVMYYLMKD, from the coding sequence ATGAAACATCTTTTATCACTCTGCGATGCCCAAAATCAAGTGCAGGAATTATTAGACTTGGCTATGCGTTTTAAAAATAGCCAAATGGAAGAAAAACCACTGGATAATAAAACATTGGCCATGATTTTTCAAAAATCATCAACCCGAACTAGAGTTTCCTTTGAAGTGGGCATGGCTCAACTTGGAGGTACAGCACTGTACTTGTCCACCAATGACTTGCAAATAGGTCGGGGTGAACCCATTTCTGATACTGCTAAGGCAATGAGTAGATATGTGGACGGAATAATGATAAGGGCCCTGAAACACGAAGACGTGGTGGAACTAGCTGAAAATTCAACTGTGCCGGTTATAAATGGTTTGACTGATCTGGAACACCCTTGCCAGGCCCTAGCTGATATGCAAACTATAAAAGAACATAAAGGCGATTTCAAGGGTAAACTGGTTTTTGTAGGTGATGGAAATAATGTCTGTAATTCACTAATTCTGATTTCTGCTATATTGGGTATGGACATGGCTGTGGCCTGTCCCCAGGGGTATGAACCAAATATAAAAATCTTAAAAAAAGCACATATTTTGGCTAGTAGATCGGGGGCCCAGATTGAAGTAACCTCTGATATAAAAGCAGCATTAAAAAATGCTGATGTGGTATATACTGATGTTTGGGTCAGCATGGGTGATGAAGAAGAGGAAGAAAAGAGGATGCGTGAATTCATGCCATTTCAAGTTAATCAAAACTTAATGGCCCTGGCCAATGATGATGCTATATTCATGCATTGTTTACCGGCTATTCGCGGACAGGAAACCATAGCCGAAGTTATTGACGGACCTCAATCTGTGGTATGGGATCAAGCAGAAAACAGACTCCATGCCCAAAAGGCAGTCATGTACTATCTGATGAAAGATTAA
- the argS gene encoding arginine--tRNA ligase yields the protein MFNIIEIEALESLKKALNQLNYPVPSEIKLEEPPNPQMGDLATTISFQLAKELKKSPMEITISILGALESPEIFESVESKGPYINFFVDYKKFSRMVVEGIDENYGQLPRRSKKIILEHTSANPNGPLHIGHVRNAIIGDSLSRVLRAAGYELETQYYVNDMGRQIAMVVWGLINIGDDLESYGSGEKKDHQIGKLYYQVNQALKENPEMKIEIDQLIKRYENGEDPDLNEKFKFAVSSCIDGMRTTMQNLHINHDAFVWEGKFVRNGSVWDIVDKLKESGHTKQNEVLYLDLEDFGLEKELVLTRSDGTSLYSTRDLAYHMEKSEKGDIILDILGSDHKLAIDQIRIAMGLLGDKSPEVIFYEFITLPEGSMSTRRGVFISVDDLMDEAIKRALNEIKKRRPDLNPEESDKIAREIGIGAIRYYIARLSPEKHIVFKWDDALSFERGCASIQYAHARAGKLLEKSEAFSEDEVTIESHWTPENIEIDLIRTLAKFPKTVEESARIRRVHNIAQYAQDLANAFNKFYKSTPVIGSPYENARLLLVEKSKMTLKNCLELLGVSAPESM from the coding sequence ATGTTTAATATAATCGAAATAGAAGCATTAGAATCATTAAAAAAAGCTTTGAATCAGCTTAATTATCCTGTTCCTTCAGAAATAAAGCTGGAAGAACCACCGAATCCGCAAATGGGAGATTTAGCTACCACCATATCATTTCAGCTGGCTAAAGAACTTAAAAAATCTCCTATGGAAATCACAATTAGTATACTTGGTGCACTGGAAAGTCCGGAAATATTTGAGAGTGTGGAGTCCAAGGGCCCCTATATAAATTTCTTTGTTGATTATAAAAAATTCTCCCGCATGGTTGTGGAAGGCATAGATGAAAACTACGGTCAACTGCCCAGGCGATCTAAAAAAATAATCCTAGAACATACTTCAGCTAATCCTAACGGGCCATTACACATAGGCCATGTAAGAAACGCAATAATAGGAGATTCCCTATCCCGAGTTTTAAGGGCTGCAGGTTATGAGTTAGAAACACAATACTATGTTAATGATATGGGCCGCCAAATAGCAATGGTAGTGTGGGGACTTATAAATATTGGTGATGATCTAGAATCATATGGTTCTGGTGAAAAAAAAGACCATCAAATTGGAAAACTATATTATCAGGTCAACCAAGCCCTTAAAGAAAATCCAGAGATGAAGATTGAAATTGATCAGCTAATCAAAAGATATGAAAATGGGGAAGACCCGGACCTTAATGAAAAATTTAAGTTTGCTGTTTCCAGCTGCATAGACGGTATGAGAACTACCATGCAAAATCTTCACATCAACCACGATGCATTTGTATGGGAAGGGAAATTTGTAAGAAATGGTTCTGTTTGGGATATTGTGGATAAACTCAAAGAAAGTGGACATACCAAGCAAAATGAAGTTCTTTATTTAGATTTAGAAGACTTTGGTCTGGAAAAAGAGTTGGTATTAACTCGATCTGATGGAACATCACTTTACTCTACCAGAGACCTGGCTTATCATATGGAAAAATCAGAGAAAGGAGATATAATCCTAGATATCCTGGGATCTGATCATAAACTGGCCATTGATCAAATAAGAATCGCCATGGGATTACTTGGAGACAAGTCCCCTGAAGTAATTTTTTACGAATTCATAACCCTACCAGAAGGATCCATGTCCACCCGGCGAGGAGTATTTATCTCAGTGGATGATTTGATGGATGAAGCCATAAAAAGGGCTTTAAATGAAATTAAAAAAAGAAGGCCTGATTTGAACCCTGAAGAATCCGATAAAATTGCTAGGGAAATAGGAATTGGTGCAATACGATATTATATTGCTCGTTTATCACCAGAAAAGCATATTGTTTTTAAATGGGACGATGCCTTAAGCTTTGAAAGAGGTTGTGCATCCATACAATACGCTCATGCTCGAGCAGGTAAGTTACTGGAAAAGTCAGAGGCCTTCAGTGAAGATGAAGTGACTATAGAAAGTCATTGGACTCCTGAAAATATAGAAATAGACCTCATAAGGACTTTGGCAAAATTCCCCAAGACTGTGGAAGAATCAGCCCGCATTAGAAGAGTCCATAATATAGCCCAATATGCCCAGGATCTAGCCAATGCATTCAACAAGTTCTACAAGTCCACCCCAGTTATTGGCTCTCCCTACGAGAATGCCCGATTGCTGCTGGTGGAGAAAAGTAAGATGACCCTTAAAAATTGTCTGGAACTTTTAGGTGTTAGTGCTCCTGAGAGCATGTGA
- a CDS encoding signal peptidase I → MQDIKEIAIYIIIIIIGLIAAQHMNVVVSGSMEPVFYRGDIVLIEKANFLGIEEFNAENLQKGDIVIYNATWFPEPVIHRIIYVGTDNNGKKYYVTKGDNNPSPDPTVVYPSQVTSKVIELGNYPAFIPKVGYITLWIRGL, encoded by the coding sequence ATCCAGGATATAAAAGAGATTGCTATTTACATCATAATCATTATCATAGGCCTAATTGCTGCACAACACATGAATGTTGTAGTATCAGGAAGTATGGAACCAGTTTTCTATAGGGGAGATATTGTACTAATAGAAAAGGCTAATTTCCTGGGAATTGAAGAATTCAATGCTGAAAATCTTCAAAAAGGTGACATAGTAATCTATAATGCTACATGGTTCCCTGAACCAGTTATTCACAGAATTATATATGTGGGAACTGATAATAATGGTAAAAAATATTACGTTACCAAGGGAGATAATAATCCAAGCCCCGACCCCACGGTGGTTTATCCATCACAAGTTACATCGAAAGTAATTGAACTGGGGAACTATCCGGCATTCATTCCTAAGGTAGGTTATATAACTCTTTGGATTAGAGGATTATAA
- the hcp gene encoding hydroxylamine reductase produces the protein MFCYQCSQTARGTGCTVRGVCGKEPTVARLQDNLLYAIKGISAYLYHARELGYTDDEVDAFLERGFYSTLTNVNFDAGKFVELALEAGRMNIKTMQLLKKAHIDTYGEPVPTEVPVGAVKGPGILATGHSLKALEELLKQTEGKGINIYTHSELLPAHGYPELKKYKHLVGQLGGPWFDQKQTFANYNVAVVGTSNCVLLPKDEYKERMFTVGVAELPEVQHIEDYNFTPVIEKALELGDLEEESRDTVLTTGFGASTVLSLAPKIKELVEAGKIKQFVLVGGCDSPLAKAKYYTEFVEKLPEDAVVLTLACGKYRFNAMDLGDIEGVPRLIDIGQCNDAIVAIDIAAALAELFDVGLNELPLTIVLSWMEQKAAAILWSLLALDLQGMYIGPILPGWANDDIVNVLVENYGLTPLGEAEDDIKKIMGQ, from the coding sequence ATGTTTTGTTACCAGTGCTCACAAACTGCTCGAGGGACTGGATGTACTGTTAGAGGAGTATGTGGGAAAGAACCAACTGTGGCAAGGTTACAGGATAACCTACTGTATGCTATAAAGGGAATATCTGCTTACCTATACCATGCCCGAGAATTAGGATACACTGACGATGAAGTAGATGCCTTCCTGGAGAGAGGATTTTACTCAACATTGACCAATGTGAACTTCGATGCAGGTAAGTTTGTAGAACTAGCCTTGGAAGCAGGTAGAATGAATATTAAAACCATGCAACTTCTAAAAAAAGCCCATATAGATACTTACGGTGAACCCGTGCCTACAGAGGTACCAGTAGGTGCAGTTAAAGGACCGGGAATTTTAGCCACAGGGCATAGTCTAAAAGCTTTAGAAGAACTCTTAAAACAGACAGAAGGTAAAGGAATTAATATTTACACCCATTCTGAACTATTACCTGCCCACGGATACCCTGAACTGAAAAAATACAAGCACCTTGTTGGACAATTAGGAGGTCCATGGTTTGATCAAAAGCAAACTTTTGCCAATTACAATGTAGCTGTAGTAGGAACCTCAAACTGTGTATTGCTGCCTAAAGATGAGTACAAAGAAAGAATGTTCACCGTAGGGGTAGCTGAACTACCAGAAGTCCAGCATATAGAAGACTACAATTTTACTCCAGTTATTGAAAAAGCTTTAGAACTAGGAGATTTAGAAGAAGAATCAAGAGATACTGTTTTAACCACTGGATTTGGAGCTTCCACCGTATTATCTCTTGCTCCAAAGATTAAAGAATTGGTAGAAGCTGGAAAAATCAAACAGTTTGTCTTAGTTGGAGGATGTGACTCTCCACTGGCCAAAGCCAAGTACTATACCGAATTTGTGGAAAAATTACCAGAAGATGCCGTAGTTTTAACTCTGGCCTGCGGCAAATACCGATTCAATGCCATGGATTTAGGAGACATTGAAGGCGTACCACGACTCATAGATATCGGACAGTGTAACGATGCGATTGTGGCCATAGACATTGCTGCAGCATTAGCCGAACTATTCGACGTAGGACTGAATGAATTACCATTGACCATAGTCTTAAGCTGGATGGAACAAAAAGCAGCAGCTATTCTATGGAGCTTGCTTGCTCTGGATCTCCAAGGAATGTATATTGGGCCAATATTACCGGGATGGGCCAATGATGATATCGTGAATGTTTTAGTAGAAAACTACGGACTCACCCCCCTAGGAGAAGCTGAAGACGATATTAAAAAAATTATGGGACAGTAA
- a CDS encoding cupin domain-containing protein has product MSEDLKSKALDIADLIAYQEGSVVSREIIRKETGTVTIFAFDKGEGLSEHSAPFDALVQIIDGEAIITISGKEKHVKQGEMIIMPAHEPHALHAVEKYKMLLTMIRS; this is encoded by the coding sequence ATGTCTGAAGATTTAAAATCAAAAGCATTGGATATAGCTGATTTGATTGCATATCAAGAAGGATCTGTAGTTAGTAGAGAAATAATCCGCAAAGAAACAGGCACTGTGACTATATTTGCCTTTGATAAGGGAGAAGGACTTAGTGAACACAGCGCTCCTTTTGATGCATTAGTTCAGATTATAGATGGTGAAGCAATTATAACCATTTCGGGTAAGGAAAAACATGTGAAACAAGGGGAAATGATTATCATGCCCGCCCATGAACCACATGCATTACATGCTGTGGAAAAGTACAAGATGCTCTTGACCATGATAAGGTCTTAA
- the ilvD gene encoding dihydroxy-acid dehydratase, whose amino-acid sequence MRSDNIKKGLQRAPHRSLLRACGVTDDDFEKPFIGIANSFTDIVPGHIHLRDLAETVKMGISKAGGVPFEFNTMAICDGIAMNHEGMRYSLASREIIADTVESMVQAHSLDGLVLMPTCDKVVPGMLMAAARMDIPSIAITGGPMLPGKFQGKAVDLINVYEGVGAVTSGKMSMGELNELERCACPGAGSCAGLFTANTMACLTEALGMSLPGCATAHAVDAKKMRIANSTGARIVEMVKEDLKPSHIMTQDAFNNAVAVDLALGGSSNTALHIPAIASELEEHCVKVDLELFDVLSKKIPHIASISPAGEHMMLDLDRAGGIPAVLKALERVLATNTVTCNGSTLKENLKEVHVRDDTVIRPIENPVHEEGGIAILKGNLAPNGSVVKQGAVAKEMLIHKGPARVFNSEDECVKAIFDNEIKEGDVIVIRYEGPKGGPGMREMLNPTSAIVGMGIKSVALITDGRFSGGTRGPCIGHISPEAMGKGPISALEDGDIISIDIPKRLLEVELSAEEIQERLKSVKAPDRNLKGWLARYQRLASSADKGAILR is encoded by the coding sequence ATGAGAAGCGATAATATAAAAAAAGGCCTTCAAAGGGCTCCTCACCGTTCACTGCTTCGTGCGTGTGGAGTCACTGATGATGATTTTGAAAAACCATTCATTGGAATAGCTAATAGTTTTACTGATATTGTACCTGGCCACATCCACTTAAGAGATCTGGCTGAAACTGTTAAAATGGGCATCAGTAAGGCAGGAGGAGTGCCTTTTGAATTCAATACCATGGCCATTTGTGATGGAATAGCTATGAATCATGAGGGAATGAGATATTCTCTTGCTTCCCGTGAAATAATTGCCGATACTGTAGAAAGTATGGTTCAGGCCCACAGCTTAGATGGTCTGGTACTTATGCCTACCTGTGATAAAGTTGTTCCAGGGATGCTTATGGCTGCCGCTAGAATGGATATACCATCTATTGCAATTACTGGGGGGCCCATGCTTCCAGGTAAATTTCAGGGCAAGGCTGTGGACTTAATAAATGTTTATGAAGGCGTAGGTGCTGTCACTTCAGGTAAAATGTCTATGGGAGAATTAAACGAACTTGAAAGGTGTGCCTGTCCTGGTGCTGGCTCATGTGCTGGTTTATTCACAGCCAATACTATGGCTTGTCTAACTGAAGCCCTGGGTATGAGTTTACCTGGTTGTGCTACAGCTCACGCAGTGGATGCTAAAAAAATGCGCATTGCCAATTCCACTGGAGCAAGAATAGTTGAAATGGTAAAAGAAGACTTGAAACCATCACATATTATGACACAAGACGCATTTAATAATGCGGTTGCAGTTGATTTAGCTTTGGGAGGATCCAGTAACACTGCACTGCACATACCAGCTATTGCTAGTGAACTGGAAGAACACTGTGTTAAAGTAGATTTAGAACTTTTCGATGTTTTAAGTAAAAAAATACCCCACATAGCTTCTATTTCGCCTGCTGGTGAACACATGATGCTGGATTTAGATAGGGCAGGAGGAATACCTGCGGTATTAAAAGCGTTAGAAAGAGTATTGGCTACTAACACCGTCACTTGCAATGGTTCAACTTTAAAAGAAAATTTAAAAGAAGTTCATGTGCGTGACGATACCGTTATAAGACCTATTGAGAATCCAGTGCATGAAGAGGGCGGAATCGCGATTTTAAAGGGCAATTTAGCACCTAATGGGTCTGTTGTTAAACAGGGCGCTGTAGCAAAGGAAATGCTTATTCATAAAGGACCTGCTAGAGTTTTCAACAGTGAAGATGAGTGCGTAAAGGCCATATTTGACAATGAAATTAAGGAAGGAGATGTTATTGTTATCCGTTATGAAGGACCTAAAGGTGGTCCCGGAATGAGAGAGATGTTGAATCCAACTTCAGCAATTGTCGGAATGGGTATAAAATCCGTAGCCCTCATAACTGATGGAAGATTCTCAGGAGGTACCCGAGGCCCGTGTATAGGACATATATCCCCTGAAGCCATGGGCAAAGGCCCCATATCCGCCTTGGAAGATGGTGACATAATCAGCATTGACATCCCTAAACGATTGCTAGAAGTGGAACTATCTGCTGAAGAAATCCAAGAAAGATTGAAATCTGTTAAAGCCCCAGATAGAAATTTAAAAGGTTGGTTAGCTCGTTATCAGAGATTAGCAAGTTCTGCAGATAAAGGAGCTATTTTAAGATAG
- a CDS encoding cupin domain-containing protein, producing MKITEVKNASISETPHKVDVRKLYDTENAIAVHITLKPGESLKRHVTPVDVFFYVLEGTGIVEIGDEKEEVVADSLIESPANIMHCWYNESSKDLRFLVIKVPRPIKDTRIV from the coding sequence ATGAAAATCACAGAAGTTAAAAATGCGTCCATATCTGAAACTCCACATAAAGTTGATGTTCGTAAATTATATGACACTGAAAATGCAATAGCAGTTCATATTACTTTAAAGCCAGGCGAATCACTTAAAAGGCATGTCACCCCAGTTGATGTGTTTTTCTATGTTTTAGAAGGTACCGGTATAGTTGAAATAGGTGATGAAAAAGAAGAAGTAGTGGCAGACTCATTAATTGAAAGTCCTGCTAATATAATGCACTGCTGGTATAATGAGAGTTCTAAAGATCTTAGATTTCTCGTGATAAAAGTTCCGCGCCCTATTAAAGATACTAGAATTGTCTAA
- a CDS encoding MgtC/SapB family protein, with amino-acid sequence MDTLLLLKFVIALSIGALIGIERERKTKETEFAGVRTFILIALFGIISAYLSTKVSYFVLIAFIGLSILVGLSYWVSTRDNGDLGLTTEVAALLTFSLGALCYWGDGYKLAPILAIIITSLLALKPSLHRMAQKISEKEMIDTLKFLIIAFVILPLLPDQSMGPWDVFNPYQVWLMVVFISGISYAGYIAMRFLGPERGVGITGIIGGLVSSTAVVTAMAARVRESETLMKAAVFAAVVASSMMFLRIFLEVLVINPTIAPLLAAPMLVMGILGILLGVWVWRSSKIKEMDPKVKLENPFSLKPALIFGALFIAILFLSKIANIYFGSKGVYMASIISGIADVDAITISMALLAQNSTLSATTAVTAITLASISNTLVKFGIAFLLGTRSFGKNVGMLFAVIIAAGVIAVIFI; translated from the coding sequence ATGGACACATTACTCCTCCTAAAATTTGTAATTGCTTTGTCTATAGGTGCTCTTATTGGTATTGAAAGAGAACGAAAAACCAAAGAAACCGAATTTGCAGGAGTAAGGACATTTATTTTAATTGCTCTTTTTGGTATTATTTCGGCTTATTTATCTACAAAAGTTTCCTATTTTGTTTTGATTGCTTTTATAGGGCTTTCTATTTTAGTTGGGTTGAGTTATTGGGTTAGCACCCGAGACAACGGTGACTTGGGACTTACTACAGAAGTAGCAGCTCTTTTAACATTTTCACTAGGGGCCCTGTGTTATTGGGGTGATGGATACAAATTAGCCCCTATACTGGCTATTATCATAACTTCGCTCTTGGCTTTAAAGCCGTCATTACATCGCATGGCTCAAAAAATCAGTGAAAAAGAAATGATTGATACCCTGAAATTTTTAATAATTGCCTTTGTTATCCTACCTCTTTTACCTGACCAGTCCATGGGCCCTTGGGATGTTTTCAACCCATACCAGGTGTGGTTGATGGTAGTATTCATTTCTGGAATTAGTTATGCGGGATACATTGCCATGCGATTTTTGGGCCCAGAAAGAGGCGTGGGAATTACAGGGATTATTGGCGGCTTAGTATCCAGCACAGCTGTCGTGACTGCCATGGCTGCTAGGGTTAGAGAATCAGAAACACTAATGAAGGCAGCAGTATTTGCAGCAGTTGTAGCCAGTTCTATGATGTTTTTACGGATATTTTTAGAAGTTTTAGTAATAAATCCGACTATAGCTCCATTACTTGCAGCGCCTATGTTAGTTATGGGTATTTTAGGAATTTTATTAGGGGTATGGGTGTGGAGAAGTTCAAAGATTAAAGAAATGGATCCTAAAGTCAAACTTGAAAATCCCTTCTCTTTAAAACCAGCACTCATATTTGGGGCATTGTTCATAGCTATTTTATTCTTAAGTAAGATTGCCAATATCTACTTTGGAAGTAAAGGCGTTTACATGGCCAGTATCATATCGGGGATAGCAGATGTGGATGCTATCACCATAAGCATGGCACTTTTAGCACAAAATTCGACATTATCTGCTACCACTGCAGTAACGGCTATTACGTTAGCCAGCATATCTAATACCCTTGTTAAATTTGGAATTGCCTTTCTTTTAGGAACTCGCAGCTTTGGAAAAAATGTAGGAATGCTATTTGCAGTTATAATTGCTGCCGGTGTAATTGCAGTTATTTTTATTTAA